A region of the Myxococcus stipitatus DSM 14675 genome:
CTGTCGTCCGAACGAGGTGCGCCGCAATGAACCCAGTACCCACTGTCCCGCACGGGGAGCCGCGAGCCCCGTCTTCGCCCAGCCCCGATTTCGCGTTCCCGGCCCGGCCCGTGGCTTTCATCCAGGCCCCGCGGCGGATGCTGGTGGCCACGGCGGCGGTGGGCGTCCTGGCACAGGTGTTGTTGGACCGCGCGAGCTGGGGCGTGTCCTTTCCCCTGGTCATCCTGGCCACGCTGGGCGCGCTGGTGGCGCTGGGCGGGCACGAGGCCTGGGAGCGGGCTCGGCCCAATGCCTGGCTCCTGGGGCCGGTGCTGGTCATCGCGGGCTTCGTGGCGGTGCGCGACAGCCCGTGGCTGCGGACGCTGAACGTGCTGACGGCCTCGTGGTTGATGTTGTTGCTGATGCACTTCTGGGGCGGTGGGCGGGTGCAGCGGCTGGGGATGGGAGGCTATCCCGCCGTGGTGTTGTCCTCCGTGGGGCGGGGGCTGGCCTATCCGCGCGTGCTGGCGCGAGAGGCCATGGACCTGGCCTCGCCGAGGAAGCGGCTGCCCTTGCTGATGCCCGTGCTGCGGGGCCTGCTCTTCGCGCTGCCGGTGTTGATGGTGTTCGGACTGCTGCTCGGGGGCGCGGACGTGGCCTTCGCCGCCGCGCTGGAGCGGGTGTTCGACGTGGACCTGGGGGACTTCGTGGCGGAGTCGCTGCGGAACGTGCTGGGGGGGCTGCTCTGCGCGGTCGCCGCGGCGGGCCTGCTGGGACACGCGCTGCGGAGGCGCTCGTCGGGGGAGGCGGGTGACGCGGAGGAGGCGCCCTCCGAGCGTTGGCTGGGCTTCACCGAGGCGCTGGTGCTCATCCTCACGGTCAACGCGCTGTTCCTCGCCTTCGCGAGCTTCCAGGTGCAGTACCTGTTCATCGGGGATGCGACGTCACCCGCTCCGGGGTACTCGTATTCGGAGTACGCGCGGCGGGGCTTCTTCGAGCTGCTCGCCGTCACCGTGATGACGCTGGGCCTGGTGATGGGACTTGCCCGCTGGGCCCGGCGCGAGTCGCCCACGGCGCGGCTGCTCTTCCAGGTGGGGACCTCCGTCATGGTGCTGCTGACGCTGGTCATCGTCGCCTCGGCGATGAAGCGACTGGTGATGTACGAGGATGTCTTTGGCTACACGCGGCTGCGCATCTTCTCGCATGTCTTCATGGTGTTGCTGGGCGGGGTGCTGGTGTGGCGGGGCGTGACGCTGTGGTGGAGGCCGGAGCGCTTCGCCGTGGGCGCGCACGCCGCGGCGCTGGTGGCGGTGATGGGTGTGAATGTCATCAACCCCGACGCGCTCATCGTGCGCTACAGCCAGGTGCCGAAGGGGCCGGTGGACACGGCCTTGCTGCGCACGCTGTCCGCGGATGCCGTGCCGGAGGTGATGCGGCTGTACGCGGGGACCCCCCACCTGGCGGACGCGCTCCCGGTGGAGGCCTGTCCGGAGCTGACGTGGCCGGAGTGGAGCGTGTCCCGTGCTCGGGCCTGCGCGGTCTTCGGAGGGGTGTTGCCCTCCCCGGCGCGGGACTAGTGGATGATGCGATAGCGGAAGGGCAGCACCACGGAGACGCGGGAGCCGAGCGCGCGCGGGGGAGGCGGGAAGGGGGCCTCCTCGCGCACGGCCTTCATCGCGGCGTCGCAGAGGAGCGCGTGGGGACAGGCCCCCGCCATGGACAGCCCGAGCAACTGGCCTCGGGCGCCCACGGTGATGCGCAGGGGGACGATTCCTTCGATGCCGGCCGCTTCAGCCGCTTCGGGATAGGGCAGGTCCTCGAAGCGGTCTCGGAACATCCTCCGCAGGTAGTCCTTCTCGTCGTCGGTGGGCTCATCCGACGAAGGGGCGGGCATGACGACGGGGAGGAGGCCCGCGCTGCTGGCGGCGAGCACGTTGCTCAGCAGTCCACCGATGACGCCGCCCGTGACACCGCCCTTCACGCCGCCTGTCACGCCGTCCGCCGCTCCGTCTGGGGTCTCGGAGGAGGGCTCTTCGAGCTCGGTGGCGCCTGGAGGGTCCTCGTCCGGGAAGGAGGTCGTGGGGGGGAGCTGGGTGAGGCGGGGATTCGGGAAGGGCCGCGCTTTTCGGGCCTTGGCGCGCTGAGGCGCGGAGGCGGTGGCGGTGCCGGCGGGCGCGGGGGGCGGGGGCGCGGAGGCGAGCAAGCGGAGGACGAGGGCCGTCTCACGAGGGGTGTCGCGGGTGGAGTGAGAGGCTCCCTGCCAGCAGGCGTTCAGGCCGATGAGCAGGAGGACATGGACGATGACGATGAGCGGGACGACGCCGCAGGTGCGCGTCAGGTCCCTGGCTTCATGGGCACGCGCGCGGAGGATGGAGTTGAAGCAACCCGGTTCGGCGGAGTCGTCCTTCGGACGTGCGTCAGTCATGCACCACCCCCATGCACCCGTCGTGATACTGGCCTCGCGGGACGCACCACCCACCCGTGAAGGTGTTAGTGGCGGTAACGACATCCGGGAAGGGTTCATATCCCCCGGGTGCCGTACGGCGATGTTCAGTTCACGAGACGGGTGTTGAGTGGGGAGCATCGCGTGTGGCGCGCTCGTGCTCAAGAACTCCACGCCTGCACGGTGCCCTCCTGCGTGACGGCGTGGAGCGAGCGTTCGGTCTTTCCGGTGGACCCATCTCGCGTGTGATGGACGATGAGCGGCGCCACGGGAGCTTCGGGCAGGGCCTCGCGCAGCTTCGCGAGCGCGGCCTCGGGGTTCGAGGCCTCGAGCGTGAACACCGTCGCATGGCCGGTGAGGTTGGAGCGGAGGAGCAGCTGGAGGTCCTCGGCGGTGCGAGGCTCGTCCGCCACCACCACGTCCGGGTCCTGCCGGAGGAACGCGCGCAGGGCCTGGGCCAGCGTCGTGCCGTCGCCCACCCGCACGGTGCCGAACCTCGTGTCCACCGCGCGCGGAAGGTCGAGCGCGGCCAGCGTGTTCGTGAAGTCCGGGAGCGCCTCCAGCGCCGCGTGGAGCGAGGTGCTCCGCCCGGAGCCTCGCTCACCCGAGAACACGACGGGCCGACCCTGGAACAGGGTGTCGAGCCGCAGGAACTGCTCGGTGAGGAACGCGGCCTCGGGCGCGCCCAGGTTCTCCAGCGCGGAGAACGGAGGCTGCGCGGCGCGGAGCTTCGCATCGCGCGCATGGGCGGCGAGGGTGGTGCTGCCGGGGCGCTCCTCGAAGGTCACCCAGAAGTGGACCTCGGGGAGCGACGTCACGGTGCCTCGCGCGGGGCGGCGCGCGTCGTGGCCTCGTTGGGTGAAGGTGGCGAGGGCCTGGCGCATCACCGCGAACAGCTCCGGGGTGAGGGGCTGACGCACGGCCTGCTTGTCCTGTCCCAACAGGCCCGAGTGCTCGGGGGCATCGGGCCGGAGGAGGAAGAACGAGGTGCCCGAGACGGTCTCCTCGACTTCGACGTCCGACCACACGGAGAACAGGTTCGCGTGCGTCTGCGCGGCGAGGGAGAAGAGGGCGGCCGCGGCCTCGAGGGGCGACGCGGGTGGAGGGGGCGGCGCGGGCACCGGGATTCCCTCGGTGGAGAAGTGTTCGAGCAGGCCGGAAATCAGCTCGGCGGGGGTGGTGGCGCGGATGCTCACGATGGGGGCTCCTCTGCGGGCGGATGATGACACGCGTCACGTGGCTTGGGGGTGACAGGGGAGGGGGCTCGGGGCTACGAAGTGATGATGAGCCAGGACTGGAACGCGACGAACGCGCCCACGGCGGCGTTCGATTCTGGGGCCGAGCATCGTCTGCTGAACCGGTGGGTGGGGCGCTGGGAGGGGCCCACGCGGACGTGGTTCGACCCGTCCGGTGCTCCCGAGGAGTCGCGCACCCAGGCGTGTGTCGAGGCGCTGCTCGGCGGTCGCTTCGTGCGCTGGGACTATCACTCCACGGCCATGGGGCAGCCGCATGCGGGGCAGCTCATCGTGGGCTTCGACGGGATGGAGAAGCAGTTCACCGTGGCGTGGGTGGACAGCTTCCACATGAGCGCGAACATGATGGTCTCCACGGGGACGCCTCGGGAGGATGGGCGCGTGTCCGTGCTGGGCAGCTACGCGGCGGGGACGTGTGACGAGCAGGGCGTCACGTCTTCGCAGCGGTGGGGCTGGCGCACGGTGATTCATCAGCCGGACGCGGACACGCTGGTGCTCGAGTCGTTCAACATCTCGCCCGAGGGTCATGAGGACCGCGCGGTGGAGACTCGCCTGACGCGGCGCCGAGAGGCGTAGCCGGGGATTCACATGAAGCTGGATGACCTGGTGCTGGCGTTGACCGTCTCGTTGCTCCGCGTGGAGCGGGAGCGGTGGTTGGACGTGCTGACGCGGGTGGAGACGGAGCTGGGGTCGGGGTGGACGCTGCGGCTGCTGGAGGTCCCGGGGACGTTCTCGGTGGGCGCGCGGACGCGGGAGGGGCAGGAGCTGTCGCTCGAGTCGTGGCGCGAGGTGTTGGATGGCGAGGGGCTGGTGAGTGTCCGCGCCATGGACCTGGGGGGCATGGGCCCTGGGGAGCTGCCGGACTTCGTGTCCGCGGCCTTCGCGAACTCGGAGGCGCTGGTGCTGGACGTGCGCACGCAGCGCGGCGCGGGCCTGTATCAGCTGGAGGTGGGGTTCAGCGGCTCGTCGCTCATCACGTCGCGGCAGTTCGTGGACTTCGCGCGGGCGCAGCCGGGCGCGGAGCGGGTGATGGAGGCGCTCTCACATATCATCACGGACTCCAATCTGATGAACCAGCGCCCCGCGGTCTCTCCGGGGCAGGTGGGGACGTACCTGGGCTCGCGCGAGGGCGCGGCGGTGTTCGACCTGGTGGGGAGTGACTTGCTGCGGGAGCTCCAGGCCGCGGTGCTGCGCGGTGGCCGGGAGGTGGTGATTGCGGAGGACTTCCGCCCCTTCTTCCAGACGTTGGACCCGGACGACTTCGAGCGGAGCCTGCTGGCGCCGGAGCGGCTGGCGGAGTTCGTTCCGTCGGACGAGCGGGTGTACCTGTCGGGGGAGGACTTCGGGCGGGACTTCGTGACGCTGGTGGAGGCGCAGCCCTTCGCGGCGGACCTCTGGAGGCGCGCGGCGGAGACCCTCAACCGGTTCCAGGGGGAGGAGTCCCCGCCGTACACGGCCGAGTCGCTGCGGGAGTTCCTGCGGACGGCGGAGGGGCCGGCGTTGCAGGGGATTCCCACGGGGAACCTGATGGAGGAGCTCCAGATGTGCTGCAAGGCGCATGGCGCGGAGCTGGTGGTCCCGGAGGGGTTGCGGGAGCGGGTGAGCGCGGCGGGGCCGACGAAGGAGGAGCGGGCGAAGGACCCGGGGTTGATTCCGGAGCGGGAGCGGCTGCGGCTGGTGCCGAATCACTCGGGCTATCAGGTGTATGTGTTCAACGCGCTGAAGGTGGCGCGGTCGCCGCTGTTGTCGCCGCGAGGGACGACGGACACGCGCGCGGAGCTGTTGCAGGGCTTGCGGGAGGCGGAGGACTTCGCGCAGCGGAAGGGCTCGCTGTTCGCGGAGGCGTTCCGGTTGGCGCGCGTCGTGCTGGAGGGGACGGGCTTTCAGCTTCGCGAGGCGACGCCGGAGAGAATGGCGGCGGTGCGCGAGGTGTTGCGCGGGGCGGAGCTGGGGGAGCGGGCGTGGGAGGTGTTCGAGCGCCGCATGGGGTTGCTGGCGTTGTTCCAGGTGTTCCCCTCATCGGAGGAGCGATTGAGGGGGTTGGTGGCGTGCTCGGTGGCGGATGTCTTTGGCGGGATGGGCTCGTGGAACGACGAGTTCTTCGAGTCCGACGAGGACCAGGCCTGGTACGAGCGGGTGACGCAGCGGCTGTTCCGCGCGCTGCGCGAGTATTTCGTGACGGTGGTGAACGCGAGCTGAGGGGTTACTCGTCGCGGTGGACGGTGCTGGGGGAGAAGGCGGGGAGGCAGATGGCGACGTACTCGGCGCCCTCGGGTTCGGGGGTGCTGTAGCGGACCCACTCGCCGGGCTCGCAGATGACGGACTGTCCGCCGTGGACGTCGAGGAAGCCGCTCTTGTGTTCGACGCGGAGGACGCCCGAGAGGACGAGGGTGATCTCCTTGAACTCGGGAGTCTGGCCGGGCTCCAGCCAGCCGCCGGGGCTGGTCATGTGCGCGACGCTGACGTCGGAGGTCTTGGTGGTGGCCTTTCCGACGTACTCATGGATGAGCTTGGGCTTGTTGCCCACGGCCGTCACACGCATGGGAGTGGGAATCAGGGTCGGCATGGAATGGCTCTGGGAGACTGCGGGGAAGTGCCTCGGCGAAGCAGGTTACCGCACGCGGTGCGAGCACACCCACGGTTTCCCCGCGTGTGCAGCCGGGAGCATCGGTGCGCGGTCGTGCGGTCCTCCGCCTGCTCGATGTCTCCCCTGTCTTGCACACCACGGGGCGCCGTCTCCACCTTGCCCGGGGAGAGGAAACCCCATGGCCCTTCAGATTCCGACCTCCGCTCAGCACGCCTTCGAGCACTCCTTCCCCACGCCCGATACCGCTCGGAGCATCTACGACGAGCAGGACTTCCAACGCGCCGTCGAGACCTACCGCTTCTTCTATCCCTCCGTCTCCATGGAGGGCATCTTCAACGGCAACCGCGAGGCCGGCCTCGAGGACGGCAAGGCCCTCATGGTGCTCGCCGCGGGGCCTCGCCACCTCGCCTTCACCGCGAACTCCGACACGCCCTATGTCTCCGGTGCGCTCGACCTGAAGGCCATGGGCCCCGTCGTCATCGACCTCCCGCCCGGCCCCTACATCGCCCTCGTCAATGACCACCACCAGCGCTGGGTCGTCGACATGGGCATCCCCGGTCCCGATGCAGGCAAGGGCGGCAAGTACCTCGTCCTCCCTCCCGGCTTCTCGGGCGCCACGCCTCCCGGCCACCACGTCGCCCGCGCCCAGACGTACAAGGTCCTCATCGCCATCCGCGCGCTCCCCATCGACGGAGACGTCGCCGGCGCCCTGGCCGCGCTCCGCCAGGTGAAGGTCCACCCGCTCTCGAACCCCGCCGCCGTGCTCCCCTACGTCGACGGCACCCCCCTCGCGCTCGATGCCACCCCGCTGCGCTGGGAGGGCAATCTCGAGTATTGGCGGCGACTCCATTCCATCATCAACGCCGAGCCCGCGCTCGAGGAGTTCCGCCCCATGTACGGCGCCCTCGCGGCGCTCGGCATCTCCAAGGGAAAGCCCTTCGCCCCCGACGAGCGCATGCGCACCGTCCTGGAGCGCGCCGCGGGCTTCGCCCTCGAACAGATGCGCGTGGAGGGCTTCGCCAGCCAGCGCCCCGACCGCGTCGTCTGGGAGGACCGTCGCTGGGAGTGGATTGGCCTCATCGTCGACGACGCCAACTTCGAGACGCCCGAGTACCTGGACCTCCAAGCCCGCGACCGCTGGTTCGTCCAGGCCATCGTCGCCTCCCCCGCCATGTTCCGACGGCAGGCGGGCGTCGGCTCCATCTACTTCCTCGCCGCACGCGACCGGCGCGGCGCCTACCTGGATGGCGGCAAGAACTACAAGCTCGTCGTCCCCCAGCCCGTCCCCGCGAAGATGTTCTGGTCCGTCACCGCCTACGACGCCAGGACGCGCTCGCAGGTGCAGACGCCCCAGGACAAGGCCGTGCTCGGCTCCCTCCAGACGCGCTTCCAGCCCGGCCCGGACGGCTCCCTCGAGCTCCGCTTCGGCCCCACCCCTCCCGCCGGCCAGGAGCAGCAGTGGATACAGACCGCCCCCGGGACAGGCTTCTTCCTCTACTTCCGAATCTACGGCCCCGAGGCCGCGAGCCTCGATGGCTCCTGGAAGCTCGAGGACGTCACGGAAGCCTGACGTCGCGCCCCGCCTCAGAGAGGCTGATGCATCACGAGTGCATCCACGTCGCCCGCGGTCGGATGATGGAACGCGAGCGGGAGCCGCCCGACGATGGTGAAGCCCATCGCCTGCCAGAGCTTCACCGCCCGCTCGTTCGTGCTGACGACGAAGTTGAACTGCATCGCGCGATAGCCCCGTGAGCGCGCGTGCTCCAGCGAGTGCGCGCACATGAGGCGCGCGATGCCTCGGCCCGTGGCGGCCCGGCTCGTCATGTAGCCACAGTTGCAGACGTGCTTGCCGCCACCCGCCTGGTTCGCGCGGAGGAAGTAGGTGCCGAGGATGACGCCGTCCTCCTCCGCGACGAACGTCTCCTTGTCCGGCGCCATCCAATAGGCCAACGCATCCGCTTCGCTCATGGCCGCGTCGAGCGCGTACGTCGTGCCTTCGCGAATGGTGGGGACGATGATGGCCGCGATTCCCGCGGTGTCACCCGCCTCGGCTCTCCGGATGTGCATGGCGGGAGCATACTGAACCCGCCCGGCGGGCGACGGCCGCCACCACTACCGCCCGGCCGTCTGCTCTTGGAACTCCAACCGGTTCCCGAACGGGTCCGCGCTGTGGAACCGACGAACCCCAGGCACCGAGGAGTCCCAGGTCACCACGCAATCCGCGCCATGCAGCCGCGCCCCCAGCGCCTCCAGCTCCGTGGCCCGAAAGCCGGGATGCGCCTTCTTCGCCGGGAGAAAGGGCTCCTCCACGCCCAGATGGAGGGCGCGCCCATCGGCCAGCTCGAACCAGAGCCCGCCTCGCTTCGCCAGCTCGGGCGGCTTGGGGACCTCGCGCAGCCCCAGCAAGCCGCCGTAGAACGCCCGCGCCCGAGGCTCCTCGCCCCGAGGCATCGCGAGCTGGATGTGATCAATCCCTTGAATCATGTCCTGCCCCCCTGTCTCGAATCCCGAGTCTGGCGGGACTCTAATCGCGGCAGTCCGCCCTCGCCCTGCCTTCCACGACGTGGCTCACGGCCCACGGAGGGCCCCTCACCCGGCCGTGATTTCGCGGGGTTCCGCTCCTATTGACGATTGGCAGGCGACTTGAAAAGGAAGGTGTATCGGGCGCAGTCTGGCCCACTCCGGCCCCCGAGCTGGACCCCTTTCTCCTTCAAGGAAGCGCGATGCTTTCCGTCATCCTTGCCCTGCTGCTGTCGCAGACGCCGCCTGCCGCCAACCCGCGCCAGCAGGGCGTCCCCATCGGGAAGGGCAAGACGCTGCCCACCGTGAAGCTCAGTGCCCCCACCGGAGGCTGGACGGTGGACCGGATGCTGCTCGTCGAGGGCACCCTCAGCGACAACACCATCGACCCGGTGGTTGTCTCCATCAACGGCGACCGCTACCTGATGCGCACCTTCAACGGGCGCTTCAGCCGCAAGTTCCCCGCGGGCAGCGGCAAGAACATCGTCACGGTGATGGCCACCAACCAGGCCGGCACCGCGCGCGCGCAGGCCACCAGCTACGCGCAGATTCCGCCCGTCCCCTTCAAGGTCATCCTCACCAGCGACACGGACGGCGTGTACACGGACCTGCACGTCTACGAGCCCACCGACACGAGCGTGAAGGACTCCGCGCTGCAGATCTCCTCCATGGCGCACGTGTACTGGGCGGAGACGTCCAGCCCGTCGGGCGGCACGTTCTTCCTCAACTCGCAGGGCGGTGACTTCGACCAGCCCGCGTATGGCCCGTACCTCTACATCCACCGCGCGCCCCCCAAGGGCGTCTACCTGGTGGCGACCAACTACTGGCCCAGCGGCGACAAGGCCCACACCCTGGCCACGCTCAACCTCGCGCTCTTCGAGGGCACCCCGAACGAGGTCCGCCGCATGGTGCGCATCCCCCTGGCGACGCCGGGGACCACGCGTGTCCTCGCGTGGGTGAACGTGCTGGGAGACGGTCAGGCGGAGGTCTACGTGCCCTCGCAGGACCCGAAGCCCACGCGCGCGGGCTGGCCCAACAACCTGGACGCGGCCCTCAAGGAGCTCCAGTCCAACGGCGACGGCGGCGGCGAGTACTGACGCGCCTCGCACCGCTCGCGCCCGGGTCCCCACGCCATGCTCGCCGCCCTGTCCCTGCTCTTGCTCCTGGAGGCCACCGCCCCAGCCGCGCCCGCGCCGGAGTCGCGCGACGTGCTGCTGCGTCGGCAGGTGGCGCAGCTGGCGCTCGCGCAGGTGCGCAAGCAGGACGCCGCGTGGCATCCGGACCAGCGCGACTGCGCGGGCCTCATCCGCTTCGTGTTCCGGACCGCCTACAAGAACATCGCGCCGGAGCGTCTGGCTTCACCGCTGTGGCAGGACGCGCACGGCAAGCCCTCTGACTTCGCGGATGCGGAGTCGCTCCTGCAGCACAGCCTGGTGCCGTTGGGCCGGGACGAGGCCACGCGGGAGCGCGTGCGCACCGGAGACGTGCTGGCCTTCCGCCGGGAGCAGGACTCCGGCCCCATCTTCCATCTCATGCTGGTGGTTCGCCCGGAGGACCGGGCGCATGCACCCGCGCGTGTCGTCTATCACCCGGGGGAGAAGGGCGCCGCGGTGCGCACCGGGCTCCTCCACAACCTCGCCGACGAGGCGCCTCGAGAGTGGCGCCCGGTGCCCGCGAACAGCGCGTTCCTCGGCTTCTATCGTTTCAAGGAGTGGATGCCATGACATCTCCGTCGAGCCCTCCCCCGGGCCCGCCCCCCGCGGCGAGCCCCCCTCCCCAGCGAGGCGGTCCCAAGAAGGGGCTGCTCGTGGGCATCGTCGTCGCGGTGGTCGCCGTCATCGCCGTGGGCGCGTTCCTGCTCGGCCGTCGCTCGGGGTCGTCCGACTCCGGTGATGGCACGCACACGCCGCTGGTCGCGGGCGGCAAGTCCGAGGGCGAGGCGCAGGTGGAAGGTCTGCCCGAGCCGACCACGGCGGACATGACGGTGCCGGACAACGCCGCGCCGGAGGCCTTCTGGGTGGACGTGCTCCACCCCGCGAAGGTGCGCGACGCGATGGCGCGCAACACGTGGCTGCGCTCGCAGCTCTCGCAGCCGCTGGGCAAGGGCTTCGTGGGCGGCTGGGCCGCGTTCCTGGGCTCCACGGGCGAGGACCTGAAGGGCGGCTTCAACGGCGCCGTGTTGGACCTGCTCGTGGGCAAGCTGGGGAACGCGCCGTTCCGCGTGATGTGGTTCGCGGGTGATGCGCGCGCGAGCACGCCGGCGTTCATCGTGCCGGAGGCGAAGGAGTCGATGCTCACGGCCTTCAACGTGCTGGACGCGGTGGCCAGGCGCGGCACGTTGGTGGCGAAGACCTGCCCGGGGGGCTCGCCCCCGTCGGTGGCGGAGGGCTTCGAGGTGAAGCGCTGGCTGGTGGCGGAGCAGACGCTGTGGGCGGGCAAGTCGGCGGACCGCGTGGTGCTGGCGCGCCACCCCGTCGCGGTGCTCCAGGGCCTGTGCATGGAGTCGCCGAAGCTCGAGCCCGAGGACGGCGTGGACGTGGAGGTGGGGCTCTACGCGGACCTGCTCGGCCGCGAATCGCAGCTGTTGGGGCACGTGCTGGGGATGGGGCCGCTCACGCGCCTGCAGTTCGGCGTGGAGGGGGACCGGCTGGTGGGCAAGGGCATCGCGGGGGAGCTGAAGGAAGGCGTCGCGCACCTGGACACCGCGCCGCTGTCCGACGACCTGCTCAAGCTGGTGCCGGAGGAGACGCCGGTGCTGTTCGCCGTGCAGCTGAAGCTGCCGGAGGTGCTGAACACCGAGACGCTGAAGGCGTTCTGGGAGTCGGGCGGCAAGGGCCCGACGCGCACGCGGCAGGTGGCGGTGGTGTGGACGCCGCGCGGGGACTCGGCGCTGCCGCAGGACGTGGCGCTGGTGTGGGGACGGCAGGAGGACGCGACGTCGCTCCAGGTCCTCTTCGCGGGGGGCTCGCGGCAGGTGGTGTCCGCGACGGTGTGCAAGCACGTGGTGCTGGCGTCGAGCGAGGCGGAGCTGTCCACGCTGCGCGCGGCGTGTGAAGGCAAGAAGCCCAGCCTGCTCAACGCGGCGGGGCCGGTGGTGGCGGGGCTGCGTGAGCCCGGCTCGGTGGTGGTGGGGGTGAATCTGGGGCGGATGCTCAGCGGCCTGACGATGGACGGTTACCTGTCCGAGGCCCGGGTGGGGCGCAACGCGCCGATGCCCAAGACGGTGCCCCCTGAAATCGAAGCGGCGCGGCGCGACCTGGAGTCGCTGCCGTACCTGGGCCTGCGCGGCACCGTGCGGGGCGATTCGTTGGTTCCTGGAGGTTTCGGGTCATGAGGACGGTAGCTCGACTCGCGGTACTGGCGGCGGTGGCGCTGTCCGGCATGGCCCTGGCCAAGCCGCTCTACATCACGGTGCCGCGCTCGTACGTCAGCGGTGAGCCGGTGGCGGTGGACGTGGCGTTCGAGGACAAGGGGCCGGTGGAGCTCCGCGTCCTCAAGCCCGACAACCTGGAGGCGTTCATCCGCGCGCAGGGCGACCTGCGCCGCGCGTACCAGACGCCGCCGACGATGAACAACCCGGGCCGCGCGCTCAGCCGGGGCGTCAACGCGGTGAACTCGCCGGGCAAGTGGCTGCTGGGCGCGCTCAACACCGGCTTCCGCGACACCGTGGGCGACGTGCTGCCGCAGGCGCCGAACCTGCCGGGCTCCAGCGAGCCGCTGGCCAAGGTGTCCGAGGGGCCGAAGAAGCTCGTCGGCGTGCCGGCGGGCTTCACCGTGGCGCGCAGCCAGTGGCTGAACCTGGACCTGGGCGGCGCCGAGCGCGACTTCAACGTGCCGGGCTTCGACACCGGTGGGGGCGGCTATGGCTTCCAGGAGCGCCGCGTGGTGCTCGCGCCGCTGCCCGCGGGCACGTACGTGCTCCAGTTGGTGCAGGGGTTGGTGGAGGGCCAGGTGGTGCTGGTCGTCAGTGACCTGACGGTGCAGCTGAAGCAGACGGACGGCGAGGTGCTGGTGCGCGTGGCGGGCCGGGACCAGAAGCCCGCCGTCGGCGCGCAGGTGCAGGTGTACCTGCCCAAGGGCAAGGGCCCCGCGGGGACGACGGACAACAAGGGCGAGGTGCGCCTGTCCGTGACGGAGCCGCGCATCATCGCCACCGCGTCGGTGGGCGGTGACACGGCCATCGTCGACACGGACTTCTACTCCACGCTGGCGGTGGCGCCGGACGTGTTCATCTACAGCGACCGGCCCATCTACAAGCCGGGCCACGAGGTGAAGTTCCGCGGCGTGCTGCGCCAGCCGGACACGTACCTGGCGCGCCTGTTCACGCCGAAGAAGCGCGACGTGACGGTGAAGCTCATCTCGCAGGAGGGCCGGGCCCTCACCACGCGCGTGGCGGTGGATGAGTTCGGCGCGTTCCACGGCACGCTCAAGGTGCCGGAGGACCTGGGCACGGGCGTGATGCGCGTGGAGGCGGAGCTGGACGGACAGCCGCACCAGGGCGAGGCGCGCGTGCAGGACTACGTGAAGCCCACGTTCTACCTGGAGGCGGAGCCCGAGTCGGAGACGGTGGTCCCCGGCCAGAGTCTGCGCGTGACGGTGCGCGCGCGCCGCTACGCGGGCGGCGTGCCCGCGGGCGCGAAGTACGAGGTGTTCCTCTACCGCACGCTGCTGGATGCGCCCGCGTGGGTGGATGACTCCGGCAAGGGTGGGCAGGGCAGCGACGTGACATACGGCACGCAGTCCACCAACGAGGGCAAGCTGAGCGTG
Encoded here:
- a CDS encoding DUF4153 domain-containing protein produces the protein MAFIQAPRRMLVATAAVGVLAQVLLDRASWGVSFPLVILATLGALVALGGHEAWERARPNAWLLGPVLVIAGFVAVRDSPWLRTLNVLTASWLMLLLMHFWGGGRVQRLGMGGYPAVVLSSVGRGLAYPRVLAREAMDLASPRKRLPLLMPVLRGLLFALPVLMVFGLLLGGADVAFAAALERVFDVDLGDFVAESLRNVLGGLLCAVAAAGLLGHALRRRSSGEAGDAEEAPSERWLGFTEALVLILTVNALFLAFASFQVQYLFIGDATSPAPGYSYSEYARRGFFELLAVTVMTLGLVMGLARWARRESPTARLLFQVGTSVMVLLTLVIVASAMKRLVMYEDVFGYTRLRIFSHVFMVLLGGVLVWRGVTLWWRPERFAVGAHAAALVAVMGVNVINPDALIVRYSQVPKGPVDTALLRTLSADAVPEVMRLYAGTPHLADALPVEACPELTWPEWSVSRARACAVFGGVLPSPARD
- a CDS encoding energy transducer TonB family protein; protein product: MTDARPKDDSAEPGCFNSILRARAHEARDLTRTCGVVPLIVIVHVLLLIGLNACWQGASHSTRDTPRETALVLRLLASAPPPPAPAGTATASAPQRAKARKARPFPNPRLTQLPPTTSFPDEDPPGATELEEPSSETPDGAADGVTGGVKGGVTGGVIGGLLSNVLAASSAGLLPVVMPAPSSDEPTDDEKDYLRRMFRDRFEDLPYPEAAEAAGIEGIVPLRITVGARGQLLGLSMAGACPHALLCDAAMKAVREEAPFPPPPRALGSRVSVVLPFRYRIIH
- a CDS encoding ATPase, T2SS/T4P/T4SS family gives rise to the protein MSIRATTPAELISGLLEHFSTEGIPVPAPPPPPASPLEAAAALFSLAAQTHANLFSVWSDVEVEETVSGTSFFLLRPDAPEHSGLLGQDKQAVRQPLTPELFAVMRQALATFTQRGHDARRPARGTVTSLPEVHFWVTFEERPGSTTLAAHARDAKLRAAQPPFSALENLGAPEAAFLTEQFLRLDTLFQGRPVVFSGERGSGRSTSLHAALEALPDFTNTLAALDLPRAVDTRFGTVRVGDGTTLAQALRAFLRQDPDVVVADEPRTAEDLQLLLRSNLTGHATVFTLEASNPEAALAKLREALPEAPVAPLIVHHTRDGSTGKTERSLHAVTQEGTVQAWSS
- a CDS encoding DUF1579 domain-containing protein is translated as MTGEGARGYEVMMSQDWNATNAPTAAFDSGAEHRLLNRWVGRWEGPTRTWFDPSGAPEESRTQACVEALLGGRFVRWDYHSTAMGQPHAGQLIVGFDGMEKQFTVAWVDSFHMSANMMVSTGTPREDGRVSVLGSYAAGTCDEQGVTSSQRWGWRTVIHQPDADTLVLESFNISPEGHEDRAVETRLTRRREA
- a CDS encoding cupin domain-containing protein, coding for MPTLIPTPMRVTAVGNKPKLIHEYVGKATTKTSDVSVAHMTSPGGWLEPGQTPEFKEITLVLSGVLRVEHKSGFLDVHGGQSVICEPGEWVRYSTPEPEGAEYVAICLPAFSPSTVHRDE
- a CDS encoding DUF1254 domain-containing protein; this encodes MALQIPTSAQHAFEHSFPTPDTARSIYDEQDFQRAVETYRFFYPSVSMEGIFNGNREAGLEDGKALMVLAAGPRHLAFTANSDTPYVSGALDLKAMGPVVIDLPPGPYIALVNDHHQRWVVDMGIPGPDAGKGGKYLVLPPGFSGATPPGHHVARAQTYKVLIAIRALPIDGDVAGALAALRQVKVHPLSNPAAVLPYVDGTPLALDATPLRWEGNLEYWRRLHSIINAEPALEEFRPMYGALAALGISKGKPFAPDERMRTVLERAAGFALEQMRVEGFASQRPDRVVWEDRRWEWIGLIVDDANFETPEYLDLQARDRWFVQAIVASPAMFRRQAGVGSIYFLAARDRRGAYLDGGKNYKLVVPQPVPAKMFWSVTAYDARTRSQVQTPQDKAVLGSLQTRFQPGPDGSLELRFGPTPPAGQEQQWIQTAPGTGFFLYFRIYGPEAASLDGSWKLEDVTEA
- a CDS encoding GNAT family N-acetyltransferase; its protein translation is MHIRRAEAGDTAGIAAIIVPTIREGTTYALDAAMSEADALAYWMAPDKETFVAEEDGVILGTYFLRANQAGGGKHVCNCGYMTSRAATGRGIARLMCAHSLEHARSRGYRAMQFNFVVSTNERAVKLWQAMGFTIVGRLPLAFHHPTAGDVDALVMHQPL